In Lycium ferocissimum isolate CSIRO_LF1 chromosome 7, AGI_CSIRO_Lferr_CH_V1, whole genome shotgun sequence, the sequence TATGTCTTGGTAGAAAAGTCAAGTACAATAGATATAATGTTGAGACTAGTTCATAATATGAAAAAAATGGTCCAAAATCAGCAAAACAATCTGCCAAATTTTCCGTAGGATATGGAAAGGCTTGGTATATAATAAATCCTATGCATCAAGTCACAGCCCAAGTTCGGATTGTGAGAGTAGAATAGCTGAAATGCATAATATATTGAGTGCTTTGGCTATATGTTCCAGACACATTAGCTGCACTCATGGGTAGCCTCACTTCTAGTATATTACTACTAGTCAACATGGCAtgacaaaatcaaaaaaaggcACCAGTAAAATGATCAAGTTTAAATGACAAGATATCAATTCTGTGCGGCCAAAGGAAACAGAGAGATGTTTCAAGCCAAAATTAAGGAACATTGTTCAAGAATTCCGGCCCGTTAAATCTTGTTGAATCAAACTCCAAGCTAAGGATTAAGTTAAACAATTGACAACACCAACTACAGAAACATCAGCTTGCACAATGCAGCAGTCATCAACAAGGAAGCCCTTCTTAGGATCATTGAGTTCACATAATGGCATAAATGATGGCCAACCCCAACTCTGTGCAGCAGCCGAGTAACAATTTACACCACCTGCTAAAGGACAACGTCAAATTATTCGAAGGAGGTCAGATGTAGAAACCAATAAAATTGAAGGATCTGTTTGACATGGATTTGAAACAGTTTTTTATAGCACAAACGATCGGAGTATTTGATAAAAGACCAAAATTTTAGTCAGTTATTCACATAACAGCCAGATAGCTTGCTAAATGAAACTGATTtgataaaaattcaaaaaactaGGTGGTCTTATTAAACCAATCTAGCCATGCTAGGGCAGTGGAGCATATGGCAATGTATCATTCCCTGATACGTGAAATACAAATAATTATCTCACATAAAACACCTATTTACTCAAATATGTCATTTCGTCTAATAAGGAGAATTCGAATTGCGCAAAATTATTCCAAATGAAGGCAATCAGAAGTTTAACATTTTCTTCCTGATAAAACCTTACCAACTTCTGCAGGTAATTAGGGAACGAGAAATCATACTATTCATTGAGAAAAAGTAATAAGAGAATGTACCACTCTTCTTGTGATGTTTACCACTAATCCTGTCTTTGATGGAAGTGCTAAATTTTGCCTTGACCTTTTTTTTTGCAATCAAATCCTTCAGCATCAACTGATTCAAGAAAGACGGAGATGTTCTGGCCATTTTGTCCACTATTACCGTTAGGATATAACGAAAGTTTCCTGCATATTCCAAACACACCAAACTGTATTTACACTACAAAGAAAAAACACTGGAGGAAAAGTGAGTAAGAACTGATATGATGGATAAAAGACATTATCAATATACCATTTACAATCCCCAACAGTAAACTCTTCAGAACACACTTCATTCTTCAATTTTGTGAATTCAGAAATCTTCCTTTCGTGCTTATAAGGCTCAATGTCATTCAATGAGGACAAACATTCCCTGGTTATTGATGACATATAACTCCAAAGATACATTTGTCATTAACAAGGTAACCATTAGAGGGATCTTAGAATGTTGCATGAGATATACAAATCGAGAAACCCCATTCAGTCTGGATATTGCGGAAACGCCGCTCCATCTCTgcatcaaaaataaatatagtcCTAGCAAGTGTATCTGACATAGTATCAATTTACTGCCTACTTAAATCGAAAGTTTCTATTTATATATGAAATTAGCTTGCTTCAATACACTGAAAATAAAGTACTTCTAGAGAATCGGGTCATGAAAGATGTACAAGTAACCGTCCGCCGAAATTGGGATTTGTAACATGGAAAACAAGACATGTTACATCaagaggaaaagaaaactaTACCTCTCAATAGATTATAGTTGTCATGAATCTgatcaaatatcaagaagctaAATGAGGCATTCACCTCCCAATCAGCTTGAAAGGAGCTTGTCGACGATGGCCAAGTATGCAGATATATGGCCTTGTCCATCTTCATTTCCATCAGGATGAATGATCATTTTCCTATCCCATGTTCATGAACAGTTCAGgaaattttgaataatttaaaaaaaaaaaaaaaaaaaatatatatatatatatatatatatatatatatatcgaaacaAGTCTATagccaaggaaataattttaaacattcatgtaacaaaaaatatttattgctATGGAATAATATAATTAACAATTCTACTCCATGAGCAATGCATCCAGACTTCTAGACAAAAGCACAGACAGGACGAAAGTAAAGTCAGTTTCAacaaagattaattaacaattcTACTCCATGAGCAATGCATCCAGACTTCTAGACAAAAGCACAGACAGGACGAAAGTAAAGTCAGTTTCAACAAAGATTTGCTTGTCCAATCCATAGCTAAATTTGCCCAAGTTATTAGCACAGCCCATTTTGATCCGCTCATTTAACTCAGTCCATTTTGACCCGCATATTTGACACCCCTACATAGCTTCATAGCTCATAATTAACTTGCCCTTTCTTGTATTTCTTTACCAATCAATGGTACATGCCCTCAAAGACTTGTCTCAATACTATGTATACATATCTAAAATGAGCATACTGAATCAGTTAATAGGTATTCATCATGGAGTCAGCTATGAGTACTGGACAAATTAAAGTTTTACAGAAAATAAATCTTTACCATTATTTGGTCAATGTATGTACAGATTGAAACAGACTATAGATTGTTCCTCTTTGGCCACTTATTAGAgttgaacacacacacacacccatcCATCATAACAAATAAGAATCGATTAATGATCAGATATTGTTGGATATTGGGTTCGGTCGTGGGTCGCCCATGTGAACCCGACCCGGCCCATTTAGAAGAGATAAACTTAAGGGAGATTATCTAGGAAgtttaaagaaaacaaaaatactGCACGTTTCTTTTTCTAGGAAATATACTTAATTATATTTCGTTATCTTTAGATTACAATGTCTACTTTTATTGTTATCTTTGGTCTAAATATCatctttattatattttggCACAAATAGACCTCTTATTTTAACGGACGGACTCTTGTTATCATCCTATTAGTCTATTTACCCGTTATCCAATTAATAGACCCGTATCCATAACCCGATATCCCTTCTTCCCTTTGGCCAACTGAAAAGACTCAAAATACTGGCCGTTTGCACCCCTTACTCTCCGGTCAAATCCCACCGGAAGGCAACAAATCCTTACACCAGAAATCCCAAAATTAAACAAAACGTTTCCAAGAACAGAGGGCATAATAAGACACAATAATTTCTTCGATCAAATCAACCAGTATCTAGTAATATAATGTGATAACAAAGTTTCTTATCCTCCAAGATCCCCAAATGCTTTGATCTGGCCAAAAATGTTTGACCGATTAATGATAATAATAGGTAACGATTTTATGTATTACTCCTACATATGTCTGAAAATTGAACTATCTGAAATCTCGTCTTAGAATTTTCGAAGAATATTTCTGTAATAAATCAATCGCATCAGCTGTTTTTCGCTTTCCGCAATGAGAAGCTCCGATAGGATTTGACCGGAGAATAAGGAGGTGCAAACGGCCAGTGTTTTGAGTCTTTGCAGTTGGCCAAAGGGAAGAAAGGATATGGGGTTATGGGTACGGGTCTATTAATTGAATATCGGGTAAATAGACCAATAGGATCATAACAAGAGTCCGTCCGTTAAAATAAGAGGTCTATTTGTGCCAAAATATAAtagcaggggtatatttagacccaaagtataacaatAGGGGTACATttagacccaaagtataacgagaaATATAATTAGCCCTTTTCGGTTCTTTTTCAACCTGGGAGTTGTGGCTCAGTAGTGAACTGTTcctttttctctcctttctctTCATATATATCTCTCTTCCAACAGAGAAACATAATTCTTGCTTAGAAAGAAAAACACacagaaaaagagaaaaaggcaTTTAGTTTGTGGATATCAGTGTTCTATTTCCTAATAAAGTAAAATTGGCTTGGAGCGACTCTTCAATAAAAATTCTGTGAATTTTCCGCTGCTATTAACAGGAACATGATTCTTATTCCTGTTACTAATTTCTTCTTTGTTAAATACACCAAGTATGTAttatatatggagtaacatattcGTCgagttttcaaaatttattttataacgTGGTGCATCTTTAAGCTTAGTTTTTGACCTTTTAGCTTAAATTAATCTTAATAAGCTCAGCTATCGGGTCCCCACGAGCCCCTTTGAAAGCCCtctcccttcttgccaaattgACAAATAGGCAACATATTACTACCATTATATTACATAAGTATTAGGATCCAACTGTGATGTATCAGTCAAATTTTGTTAGCTTTCACTTTTAATTTGAAGGATTTGTATTAGTTTACATTATTTCAGGGCAGGGAAATAGATGCAAGTTTTGTCAGAGCTCATTATCAACTACTCACTAAAGGATTGTCCAGAAGAGATATCAAATTCAAGCaactagcaaaaaaaaaaaaaaaaaagagattgaagtctagacaaatattttgaagttAATGATGAGCAATACCAGTTGTAGCCACCGGACTTGAACTCATTTGTTTCATACTTGGTGATACCATTTTCTGAGAGCGAAGAAAAGGATTCAATCTTCAACAAGTAACGTACTGGTGATACATCTGTATTTTTCATGCTTACTTCTGACCCTTCTGAAATGGAAAGACAATAATGCaatcggaaaagggtcaaaattacctgaactttgaaaaatagttcataaaTACACCTTCGTTATCTTTGGCCCGATTATCTTGCTTCGGTTAtctatggggtcaattatatatacattcatGTAACtattgccacgtggcatcatctatagcccttcaaaattattttaccctcaaataattttttttacccactaaaataactcaatcaccatcccaattttttttttttttcggaaaaaataatatggataattttttcgacaaaaaaaaaaaaaaataataatttcgtattagtttgaaatttcaaaaaaaaataataatttcgtattagtgggtaaaaaattatttgaggtaaaataattttgaagggttgggatgatgccacgtggcaataGTTACACGGAAGGGTATAATTATACCCCGTAGTATCATTttgtaagggtataattggccctaaagtataacgaagggtatgaatgaactatttttcaaagttcggggGTAATTTTGGCCACTTTTCCGTAATGCGATTGAACATTAGGTATTGTTTGAGACAAGATTAAACACTTTAATAGCTTCTTTTACACCTTCATACCCCACTTTTACATaattagggtgtgttcggtacgaaggaaaatgtgttcttgaaaaataagtgaatttctacttattttctcatgttcgtttgggtagcgaaaaataagtgaatttcttacttattttctcatgttcgtttggttggtAGAAAACATTTTCAGGAGAATACCCACCAAGCCCATGACTCCGCCTCCATCCCTCCatccccaccccacccccaccccccccgcccaatttttttctttttaagtatttaaactttttcttaa encodes:
- the LOC132062396 gene encoding ubiquitin C-terminal hydrolase 12-like, giving the protein MYLWSYMSSITRECLSSLNDIEPYKHERKISEFTKLKNEVCSEEFTVGDCKWKLSLYPNGNSGQNGQNISVFLESVDAEGFDCKKKGGVNCYSAAAQSWGWPSFMPLCELNDPKKGFLVDDCCIVQADVSVVGVVNCLT